The following proteins come from a genomic window of Pyxidicoccus sp. MSG2:
- a CDS encoding MBL fold metallo-hydrolase, producing MSVELRRNGMHLTGTPLSLDAKRKSPLCFVSHGHSDHIARHERTIATAATLRFMTHRLGPVNAPLAVPYRQPFDLGPLVLELLPAGHILGSAQLRVIRSDGKRIVYTGDLNVAPSLTAEATEVAECDTLVIESTFGHPRYRFPPRAEVLGQVEEWIRKQLERGAVPVLLGYPLGKSQEAMKYLAGRGFPLVAHASIYEVAQLYAELGVPIENMRLFSGKVEPGEVLFIPPHQARGGALSALWPRATAVLTGWAVDRGAAFRYGADVAFPLSDHADFPSLVSYAKATGAKEVITCHGFAEELAQALRDAGIDARPLGGKPQQLTLL from the coding sequence TGCGGCGAAACGGGATGCACCTGACGGGCACCCCCCTGTCCCTGGATGCGAAGCGGAAGTCTCCGCTGTGCTTCGTCAGCCATGGCCACTCGGACCACATCGCCCGGCACGAGCGCACCATCGCCACGGCGGCCACGCTGCGCTTCATGACGCACCGGCTGGGCCCGGTGAATGCGCCGCTCGCGGTGCCCTACCGTCAGCCCTTCGATTTGGGGCCGTTGGTGCTGGAGCTGCTGCCCGCGGGCCACATCCTCGGCAGCGCGCAGCTGCGGGTCATCCGCTCGGATGGGAAGCGCATCGTCTACACGGGTGACCTCAACGTCGCGCCCTCGCTCACCGCCGAGGCGACGGAGGTGGCCGAGTGCGACACGCTCGTCATCGAGTCCACCTTCGGCCACCCGCGCTACCGCTTCCCACCGCGCGCGGAGGTGCTGGGGCAGGTGGAGGAATGGATTCGCAAGCAGCTCGAGCGGGGCGCGGTGCCGGTGCTGCTCGGCTATCCGCTGGGCAAGAGCCAGGAGGCGATGAAGTACCTCGCCGGCCGGGGCTTCCCGCTGGTGGCGCATGCGTCCATCTACGAGGTGGCGCAGCTCTACGCGGAGCTGGGCGTGCCAATCGAGAACATGCGCCTCTTCAGCGGGAAGGTGGAGCCGGGCGAGGTGCTCTTCATTCCTCCGCACCAGGCGCGCGGCGGGGCGCTGTCAGCGCTGTGGCCCAGGGCCACGGCGGTGCTGACGGGCTGGGCGGTGGACCGGGGCGCGGCCTTTCGCTACGGCGCGGACGTGGCCTTCCCCCTGTCGGACCACGCGGACTTTCCCTCGCTGGTGTCCTACGCGAAGGCGACGGGCGCGAAGGAGGTCATCACCTGCCACGGCTTCGCGGAGGAGCTGGCGCAGGCGCTGCGGGACGCCGGCATCGACGCGCGCCCGCTCGGAGGGAAGCCGCAGCAGCTCACCCTGCTCTGA
- a CDS encoding MOSC domain-containing protein, with protein MARTPQLSGRTVRVLVCTEKKSFVTRELAETKVSFEGIEGDRHAGLTRAADVRTPWFPKGTPIRNTRQLSLVSTEELAQVAQTLGVPKVLASWLGANLEVAGVPTLTQLPPGTRLFFPGDAVLAVEGENDPCTGPGRVIEAHYPDMQKLASRFVKAAWQRRGLVAWVERPGLLRAGDEVRVMLPRPVTYVLPDATSRKERED; from the coding sequence ATGGCCCGTACCCCGCAGCTGTCCGGACGTACCGTGCGTGTCCTCGTGTGCACCGAGAAGAAGAGCTTCGTCACCCGCGAGCTGGCGGAGACGAAGGTTTCCTTCGAGGGCATCGAGGGAGACAGGCACGCGGGGCTGACGCGGGCCGCGGACGTGCGCACGCCGTGGTTCCCCAAGGGCACCCCCATCCGCAACACGCGGCAGTTGTCGCTGGTGTCCACGGAGGAACTGGCCCAGGTGGCGCAGACGTTGGGCGTGCCGAAGGTGCTGGCCTCATGGCTGGGAGCCAACCTGGAAGTGGCGGGCGTGCCCACGCTGACGCAGCTCCCGCCGGGGACGCGGCTGTTCTTCCCCGGGGATGCGGTGCTCGCGGTGGAAGGGGAGAACGACCCCTGCACCGGCCCCGGGCGCGTGATTGAAGCGCACTACCCGGACATGCAGAAGCTCGCGAGCCGCTTCGTGAAGGCCGCGTGGCAGCGCCGGGGCCTCGTGGCCTGGGTGGAGCGCCCTGGCCTCCTCCGCGCGGGCGACGAGGTGCGGGTGATGCTGCCCCGGCCCGTGACGTACGTGCTGCCCGACGCAACGAGCCGGAAGGAACGGGAGGATTGA